In the genome of Candoia aspera isolate rCanAsp1 chromosome 4, rCanAsp1.hap2, whole genome shotgun sequence, the window tggagcaatctaagggagagagtgatctgcaagccataagtaaaatcgatctccttgTGGAATGCCATCAAAAGAACATGGAATCCTTAAGGGGGGCAGCTGGTCTCTTTGATTTTGTCAAGAGGAAAGATGTAGgcacattgtggagatatgtaactgcttgtcatgctcccagatcaaacgttcccagaacatttgATTGGACTCGAATGCATGTTTCAGTTAACATGTGTATTATTCTTCCATGTTGAAGGCACGGGAGAGGGAACattgttggagtgtgaaatcaacttgtttggactatcttacaATGCCCAGGTCATTTGAGAGGAGCCGTTGGAGACAGCTGCAGATTCAtactggcatgagagggaggggtgTATACCTGAGAAGAGAAGTGGGGcggatttgaattcactgaaggtgtttaatggggaaaagcacaggatttttcatttgcaactttttctttgtactgaatgctaaaCACcgttaaagagaattctaagtaaatacttatgagtcagatttaatgggaagcttaatggttgaagaatgttcatctggtttgctttcagGATTtaattgatgctatttgcctttaaagatttgaatTTCCTGTTTTCAGTtggctttttttgggggggggtattaAGATTAAacttattaaaactgttatataagggttaaagaatgtttatctggttgctttaaggatttgatggatgttattcccttttaaagatatggaataactgttttgagttttgtttaGTCTGGGGTTTATTAAGGTTATGATTATTAAATGTGTTTTAATATTTAGTATAACAGCAGAcaacctatgtgctttttaatttgatactTATTATAgtagacgcggtggcgctgcgggttaaaccgctgaactgttgatcggaaggtcggcggttcaaaaccgcacGGTGGGGcaagctcctgttgctcgtcccagctcctgctcacctagcagttcgaaagcatgcaaatgtgagtagatcaataggtaccccttcggcgggaaggtaacggcgttccaagttgtcatgctggccacatgacccggaagtgtctatgacaatgccggctccatgccttagaaacggagatgagcaccgccccctagagtcggattcgactggactttacgtcaagggaaacctttacctttaccttatagtaGACATGAATGTATAgtatagtggtaggaagggaataattaaatatgctttatcttttagaggggagaaagatgtttaggaggattatatgaatttttattattattattattattattattattattattattattattttctttaatataagggggaggagtaactgtacttagtgatttttattatgtgttaaagtggaatgatgtggtgttttggtttaatatagagaaagAGATTAATtatgaaaatttttgtatatcctctttgttaaaagtcagaagccacaacttttttgtgaacttgaaaaaaaaaatcttatgtttctgcactttttaagttttttttaatcatttgttatttttgttttgtagtttttattcttctcttgaaacctaataaaatttactataaaaaataataaaataaaagcaattcttGATTGGACAAGATCATATTTTtagtcagcatctttgttttttgtttaagtcctgccaatgacccaaattctttcaatttctccaTCAGATGTTTCATCATATCCAAAgggtcctgtaatatcaaaactaaattgTCAGacaaagccctcagtttaaagaccCCCTTCTTAATCGTTAggccctttatttgttcatctcatCCAGTACCTCGATTAAACTCTGCCAACACCAGGATAAAGAGCAAAagtgacaaaggacatccttgtcttgttcctttttgcatATGACACAGCTCAGTTAACCCAACATTCACAATGATGCTTGCTTTTTGAGTCTATAGATTGACTTGATTCCCCGAATAAAATGCtccatgtgcagagtgctgggaAGTGTTTGGCACAAGAGATCAGTTATATCACTGGGCATTACAGCAACATAAAATTGTATTCATGCAAACAGAGATTATAAACTGTTTTCTTCCAGATTCCTGGAGTTCTCAAAAATCTTCTATTTACAAACagcatagtttaaaaaaaaaaaaactctttcttTTGTGATTACAATATGGAGGTAATTGTGATAGACATCCTGGTGCATTTCCCTTTGTTTACAAGGACCATACTCTAGATATTACCCTTGCACTGTTAAAGATATCAGATGATTCTTGTATGCCACAACTGGAAGTTATGATAAGGATAAGTGATGAAGCTACTGTGCTGATACCagtaaaataaatgtgtgtgatGCTAGTTTATTTGGTGTGGTTGGCATGGCTAGGGTACTTATGCACAAAGGAAACTAAGGAGACCTTTTATTTAATTCATAAGAAAAAGCATAAATGGAAGTTGACTGTGGTAcagcaataaatacattttggaccAAGGAGGAAGTATATAGTTTGGAGGCTAGGGACATAACCAAGGTCTTGGATGCAGTCTTTGGAAATAGGGTCAATAATGTCATGGGAGTTGATAATGTTCAATAGCAAAGGCCAATGATGGGTTAATTATATTAGTGTCTCAGCCCTGAATGGTCATATGAGATTAAGTAAGAGGGTTGATATATATTTATAGAAggggcaggaaaaaaatgagacaGATCTGACCTAGAAGTGTATCCTCATCTCATCCACAGACCAATCAAAAGACTTCTGGCCACGATGGATATCAAAATAGCTCAAGAACTCCAGCAAAGTCATTTAGCAACAGAACAAAAGAGCTATGAGAGCAATCTATATATTGAGACTGCTTGGGGGAATTATTGTACATTCAAATCACTGAACCTCACATCTGTCCAACTTTGTTAATTTCTATTGCTCTGTAGGcaaaaaaagagaggagagaatGGAAGTTTTCAGAAAATGAGTCAATACTGATATGAGCATACATGAACCTAGTAGTAAAAAatgctgcttctctctctctctacctcccTCTGGGTACTTCCACATCACAGTTGTTTCCATTTCCAATCTTTCAAAAGCAGGTTGGAGGAAATTCATCATCTAATTACCACCTCAAGCTGCTGAGAACACCAAGAGACAATCAGTGTCCACTCTAGCTGTTCTAAAAGAGAGAACATTCAGAATGGCATTCCATCAGTGCCTCACTGCCAAACACATGATTTCTGAGAAAGTCTGAGCAATAGTATGAGGAAGAAAGACTGGACAATGGAATGAGGAAGAAAATCTGAACAATGGTATGAGGAAGGACTGAAGGCTGCAAAGGCACCATTCCAATGCTGCATTTAAAAGACCTGTGTAATAAACGTCCCTTGGCAAGATGCTCTAGTAACTGAAATTAGCAGGGGTGCGGGAGACTGTTTGAGCTATGGAACCTGGAAGTAGGTTGAGGCAAGTGTATCAatgattaaaaaatgggaaatccaCCACCTCTGCATAACTTCATCATCTCTAATAGAAAGATTGGTTTTACTCTAATTTCTGATATGCTGCAGTTGAGCCAGAAATGTCTTAACTCAGATGCTGAACAGAGATGACAGCATGAGGTAATTGACTTTCTCAATCTTCTTTTCATCACTCTTCAGACCCATGTAAAATAACTCAGAACCGATGTGTCTTTCCTTTCATCTACATGGGAAAATCCTACTCAAGCTGCACAGCGACTGGGTCTTCTGTTGGAAGATTTTGGTGTTCTTTAACCAGCAACTATGACAGATGCAAAAAATGGACTTTCTGTACACCCTCAGGTATGGAAAAACTCAGATGAGAAGAGCAGGGCATTTTGGAGACCTCTCCTAACCAGCCCTGCTCTAGAACCTGAGTGTAAATGGTTAAGGCATTAAACTTGGAGAGGGGAGATGCACCTACAAGTTCACATTGATTTGCAAAATCTCACGGATTATGTTCCACCAGTTACCATTTCTCAGTCCTATTTGCCTCACAGGACTGTAAAGGGGATAACATTGCTGAAGAGACTATAGATGTGAACCTTTTGTTCCTAAAAAAAAGGTGTCATGTACCTCTGATGacaaccggggaaggcaatggcaaaccaccccactatagtctgccaagaaaacttagtAAAAGCGGTGTACCCCCaaggggtcagacatgacttagtgcttgcacaggggacctttcaccacctctaagaataagtaaaaaaaaatatttttttgtcctAGAAATGGATTCTTGtgaactacatggacacatctgtgttttttttttcttggccataaaccagaagtggtttgccattcatGGATGTGTTCTCTACTTCTGTATAATCCTATGATTTCTTGGTGATATCCCTCAGCTTAACAGATCCCTGATCTTTCAGATACAAGACTGATTTTCAGAGAGtatttatttagataatttatATGGTGTTGGGATCTGTTGATTGGCTTGTTTGCTATTTCCAAATCAAGTGAGTGAACACCTGTTTAGCAAGGAGTTTCTTGAATTCTGATACTGTCTTCTCTTTCCACTTTAGAGTCTTCTCCCTGTGTCTTCCCTTTTATTTACCAAGGAAAATCCTACACTTCTTGCACTGAAGTTGGAAGGAAGAACCACCCATGGTGTGCCATATCTACCATCCATGGTTACTTAGTGCAATGGAAGAATTGTTCCATTAAAGGTTTGACATCTTTACATTTCTGGGCTGTGTTATTCAATGGGTCTAGGAGACATAACCTTTGTCCTGAAACAGTCAACTGATTCCCCATTATAAAGTTTCTGAGCCTAAAACAGTACCAAATTAAAATAGGCATTGCAGGGTGTATTTAAGTGCCTCAGTGAGTTCAGCTGTCCTTCCACCATCATAATGTCATTCCCCATCAATATTCAGGTTACTGAACGTTTATATGAGACAAAAAATGTAGTCAGGATGAAAAGCCACACAAGCCCTGCCTCAGGAGTGGGTGCAGTGTCACAAAGCACGTAGTTATCACTAAAGAATGTACAGGCCTCATTTAGCTATTTCCCCCTCCTTGCctgtttaagcaatctctgtGCTCtatgaggggtggggggaaagaaaagagagaagcaaTCTCTTTAGGCAATCCCTCTtgtgcctgacctggttttttcTCCATGccctcacagagtggagagattggaaaggaagggattacaaaagaGAAAGCAGGCACAAAGTGGGTTTTTTTGTAGCAGGCTTGTAGCTCCCAGCCAAGGACAATGCATTCCTTTCCATGTGTATTCCCCTTTgtatgcctgcttactgtcttataatccttcctctccaatctctccactctgcaaaggGGGTAAAAATAATTCAGGTCAGCTGCAGGCCCAGGACAACGTGTACTGACTATAATGGCAATCACATGCCTGAGGTACACTGCAAAGCTTATAAATGTGCACTTTGGCCATACAgttatttttcagcaccatcgtaaattTGAAagttgctgtatgaggcagttggtaagtgaggtctacctgagGTCTCCCTCACTTGCAGTTAGTCCATTTTCAGAAAGCACTGCACCGTGCAGAAAAACAGctgagatagcttgtttaggcaatctctctgctcttcaggaatgggggagaaaaaaaaatgggtcaggcacaggacaacgtgATACTATACTAGTTGATCATAATGACAAAAACGTGACTGAGAAAATGATACTGTGAAGGTGATAAATGTGTTCATTAGTAACAAAGgtgctttttcatcactgttgtaactgtaagTGTTCACTCTCTGAGGCAGTTGCCAAACAAGGATGACCTCTGTGTGTTTTACACCTAATGCTTGTAGTTTGACAACACTATACTGCACTTTGTTGTTTTTGTGGTTTATCATGACATGTGCACTCAGCCCTTGTGAATGTCTCATAATGAATGTGGCATTGTTATAAATTCCTTTTTCAGATGCAAAATATATCTGACGAACTATACCTTTTAGCCATTTATAAATACAACCAATAGAGCTACTAAAAGCTTTTTTCATGATGCATTCCTAAAGCATTAATACTCACAATCAGAAGTCTTGAAATGACACCTACAGGGGCTTCAGTGTAGATCAAATGCATTGGTGGTCTCTTTTACCCTTTCTGGAAACTAAGGAAAGGGATCCATCCTTTGTTGGGTGGGCAGGGAAATTCCTTCCATGACCCTAAACCAAACCCATATCAGAATAAGGCTAGTTCCAAAGCAATGTTAGTTTTTCAAACTCAGGCTCCCCTGCCCACACACACCAAATTTTGGGAACAGAGTAGTTGTTCCTAAATGCACAATTTCTCATGTGTCAAAACATAAGTATGTCTCTTCAAAAGCACATGAGGAAGTGGCTCAACAATATGAAAAATCTGAAATAACATGACATAAAATATTGTTAAACAGCATATAACTTTTAACTCTCTTGTGCTTAGAATATGGAGGTAATTCTGATGAACAGCCTTGTGTATTCCCCTTTGCTTATGGTGGCCGTACATATTACACTTGCACCAATGAAGATGAAGAAATACAAAGATTCTGGTGTGCAACAACTGGGAGTTATGATAAGGATAAGCGATGGAGCTACTGTGCCGATACCAGTAAGATATCTGTGTGATGTTagcttttttgctgttgttggcATGGCTAGGCTACTTGTACACAAAAGAAACTAAGGAGACCTTTTAatgtaattcagaagaaaaagcaTAAATAAAAGTTGACTGTGGTGCAGAAATGAGTAAAATTTGGAGCCAGAGAGGAAGAATATAGATTAGAGGTAGGGGACGGAACCAAGGTCCTGGATCCAGTCCCTTACATCTTTGGAATTAGGATCAATAAAGTCATAGGAGGTAAAAATGTTCAATTTAAAAGGCCAGTAGTGGCTTAATTATATTAATGTCTCAGCCCTGAATGGTCATATGAGATTAAGTAAGAGGGTTGATATATAGATAGAtggggcaggaaaaaaatgagacaAATCTGACCTAGAAGTGAATCATCATCTCACCGACAGACCAATCAAAAGACTTCTGGCCACGATGGATATCAAAAGGAAATAGCTCAAGAACTGTAGCAAAGTCATTTAGCAACAGAAGGAAAGAGCTATGAGAgcaatctacagtatatattgaGACAGTTTAAGGGAATTATTGTAGATTCAAATCCGTGAACCTGGCATCTGTACCAATAATTTCTATTGCTCTGTAGGCCaagaaagagaggagagaatGAACGTTTTCTGAAAATGGGTCATTACTGATAGGAGCAAACATGAACTATCAGTAAGAAATGCTACTTCTCTTCCACACACCCATTTACCCCTCTAGGCACTTCCTCACCACCACTGTTTCCATTTCcaatatttcaaaagcagtttgaaagaaATCCATCATCATGTAATTGCCATCTCAAACAGCTGAGAACACTGAGAGACaatcagtgttcatttttgctgctCCGAAAGAGAGAACATTAATAATGGCATTCAGTCAGTACCTCACTCCCATCCACATTTTTAATTCATAATCTCCAAGAAGATCTGAGCAATGAGGAGGACCTGAAAGCTGCAAAGGAACCATTCCAATGCAGCCTTTAAAAGACCTGTGAAATACTGATATCTTGGCAAGATACTCTAGTAACTGAAACTACCAGGGGAGGGAGAGTCTGCTTGAGCTCAGGGAGTGGGCGGCAGGATGACGGAAGAGTACCAACAATTAAAAAATGGGAGATCCACCAACTCTGCGGAACTTCAGGATTTCAAATAGAAAGATTCATCTGAGTATAATTTCTGATATGCTGCAGTTGAGCCAGAAAAACATTAGCTCAGATGCTGAACACAGATGACAGCATAGGATCATTGACTCTCTCATTCTTCTTTCCATCACCTTTCAGGACTAGCTGCATATTCTCAGGGACCATGTGTCTTTCCTTTCATCTATAAGGAAAAATCCTACTCAGCCTGCACAACCGCTGGGTCTTCTAAGGGAAAACTTTGGTGCTCTTTAACTTGGAACTATGATAGAGACCCAAAATGGACTTACTGTACACCCTCAGGTATGGAAAAACTGCTATGATAAGATGGGAGGATTTTGGAGACCCCTACGAACCAGCCCTACATTAGAACCTGAGTCTAAATGGTTAAAGCATTAGTCTAGAATAGGGGAGTTGCAGCTACAAGCCCACACTGAGTTGCAAACTCTCACTGGATTACTTTTCACTACTTTCTCAGTCCTACTTGCCTCACAGGGCTGTAATGGGGATAACTCTGGAGGACAGACTATAGCTGGTCATCTTTTGTTCCAAGAAGAAAGGTGTCATGTAACTCTAAGAAGAAGTAAAATGAAGCCTTTTTTGGCTTAGAGGTTGAATTTGggaactacatggacacatccatgttttCTTGGTAAACTGGTTTTACCACTTGGAATATGATTTCTACCTTTCTATAACCCTTAGATTGCTTGGTGATCTCCACTGCTAGTGATAGCCaggactgaccctgcttagcttttttcaggACCACCAAGGTTGGCCAGGTGCTGCTACCTCTTCTGACCAAAACTTATAGAGTAGTAAGAACTTGTTAGaagtacagtgaaaaaaaatcccatttaagAATTTAACCTTTGCCTtggtgaaggggaagggggaTCCCCAACAGTTGGCAGTTGTAGCTGAAGGTTGAAAGCAGAAGAAGAACTGAAGCTGAGATAGCTCTGTTCAACAGAAGGTTGATCCATCACTTCCTTAGGAAGGAAAAGATGAAGCTATTCTCCAGAAAGGATTGCAATTAGATAGCACCttagtttgcatttttattacatatttGTACAGTTAGTTTTCtctgtccatttttattttttttttaatatacaaattTGTTAGTTTTATTAGATAAAAAGTTTGAACATAAATTTACATATAAAGAATTACACATTACAATACTATTACTTATAGCtagacaaaagagaaaaagagaaaagagggaaaaaggaaaagaaaagagaacagaagagaaaaaagaagaagaaagaaaaaggtttaaAAAGCAGGATTTCCAACTAACTAAACGGTGGATCGTAATATCTTAGcatattatcttcttttcttaattcTCTAATATAACATCTATATTTCTATttgaattatataattaatataattaatatttacattttatatatccatAAGAACTTTTTGCATCGATTCAACATATTTGAAACAGGGTTTCCAATCATTTTGCAAAtcatccatatttttatcgtttagttgaTCAGTGAGTCTTGCCATCTGTGCTAAGTCCAGGGACTTGATTATCCATTCTTTGACTGATGGGGcttgttcttctttccattttgaggCATACATAGTTTGAGCCACAGtaatcaaatataataaaagttttctatattttttttcctaagtctTTGTCCATGAAGCCCAATAGGTATAACTCGGGTGTTTTAACAATatctactgccaacattttacaaataatattATGTACAAAtgtccaaaatttcttagcttttacacaggtccaccacatgtggtataactttcctgtttcctttttacatttccagcagatatttgaagtgtttttaaacattttagataATTTATCTGGAGTTATACACCACCTGAACATCATTTTGTAAacagtttatttcaaattataattaagtATAAATTTTAACCCCTTAGTCCACATCCTTTCCCAATAATCATATTCAATATCatgtccaaaatttttctcccatttagttGTACAttccttaatttgtacatttaccattctcatttgtaataacattttatgtgttttagagatcatgtggttaTTATTGGCATAAACTTGATTATCCCACCAGGATAGTTCTTTTGTAAATTTATAGTTCTtcatatctattttaaattgttcttttaattggatATACATAAACCAATGGCATGAATATCCctctttttccaattcttctctagtCTTCATTATATACTTAGTCCCCTCAAACTTTAATAGATCCGAATATTTTAACCATTTATGGTTTTCTATCTTTTCTCACCTTGTAAAGGCTTCTTGAAGGGAAGTCCATAGTAGTAAGTTCAATGTTAATATAGGCTTATATTTTTCCCAGATTCTAAGAATAGACTGTCTGATACAATGGTTATTAAACACTTTATTTGCTTTCAATTTATTATACCATAAAaacccatgccaaccaaattttatatcatgtccttctaaatttagcagtttataatttttttaagtaatccATTCCTTTAACTATagtagaccacatgcctcataatataacctAAAATCAGGTAAAtccaagcctcctctttctttGGCATCCTGTAGtagtttaaattttattcttggttttttcccttgccagataaactttgaaagatctttttgccatattttaaaagttttatctgTTAGTAATATTGGAATGGTTTGGAATAAGAATAGTATTCTaggcaaaatattaattttaattgtagaaatctgtcccataagtgataaatttaaattttcccacctcaatagatcttgtttgatttccttccatatttttatgtaattattttgaaatatgtcaCTAGTCTTTGCTGTAATTTCTATCCCTAAGTATCTAAcctttttagcatttttaattcctgatttattttctaatacaatctgattattttgtgacatatttaaatttatcatttttattttctgtttctttattttaagacCAGCtagttctccatattcttgtaattttttaaataagtactCGACTGATGTTTGCGTATTTTGTAGAGTAATAAtgaagtcatctgcaaaagctcttagtttatgtttcttgttttatctttattccctcaatctggtGGTCTTTTCTAATATCTTCTGTTAATACTTCCAGTACCAATATGAAGAGTAGGGGGGAgtctcattcctttttctattaagCATTCTTGTGTTGTGTCTTCATTTACTACAATTctagctttttgaaatgtataaattgattttactgCCTTTATGAATGTATCGCCAAAATCCATAATTTCTAAAGTTCTTAAACCTAAATTTCTAAATTTCTTAAACCTAAAGTTCCAATTTAGGTTGTTAAAAGCTTTTTccgcatctaaaaataacaatgtAATCAGTTTTTCATTATGAGTTTGAGCAtgctctattatatttaaaacagtccttatattatcttttatgtatctttgaggtaaaaaaag includes:
- the LOC134496350 gene encoding epididymal sperm-binding protein 1-like, producing the protein MVKALNLERGDAPTKSSPCVFPFIYQGKSYTSCTEVGRKNHPWCAISTIHGYLVQWKNCSIKEYGGNSDEQPCVFPFAYGGRTYYTCTNEDEEIQRFWCATTGSYDKDKRWSYCADTRLAAYSQGPCVFPFIYKEKSYSACTTAGSSKGKLWCSLTWNYDRDPKWTYCTPSEPLPCKFPFIFFWNAYTACTTVGSSDGQLWCATTKMYHQDRKWKSCAVEEYEGSSNGQACVFPFIYKKRTFNACTNENETHGRFWCATTRNYDQDQKWSYCADTRLHS